A single window of Bacteroidota bacterium DNA harbors:
- the gap gene encoding type I glyceraldehyde-3-phosphate dehydrogenase, giving the protein MSTVRVAINGFGRIGRLVYRQIYKMEGIDVVAVNDLTSPKVLAHLLKYDSAQGRFDADVKSTENSIIVNGDEVKIYTQKDPSQIPWKDHQVDVVLECTGFFADKAKSEAHITAGAKKVVISAPATGDLKTIVFNVNHKILDGSETVISCASCTTNCLAPMAQVLEEKFVIVNGLMTTVHAYTNDQNTQDSPHAKGDLRRARAAAQNIVPNSTGAAKAIGLVLPSLKGKLDGSAQRVPTLTGSLTEVTAMLGKKTTVEEINAAMKAASNESFGYTEDEIVSSDIIGTSFGSLFDATQTKVQNVGDTQLVRTVSWYDNEMSYVSQLVRTLHYFAKLIK; this is encoded by the coding sequence ATGAGTACAGTTAGAGTTGCAATTAATGGATTTGGCCGTATCGGCCGTTTGGTTTATCGGCAGATCTATAAAATGGAAGGTATTGATGTAGTGGCAGTCAATGATCTTACAAGTCCGAAAGTATTAGCCCATTTGTTGAAGTATGACAGTGCACAGGGACGTTTTGATGCGGATGTAAAGTCAACTGAAAATTCAATTATTGTAAATGGTGACGAAGTAAAAATTTATACACAGAAAGATCCTTCACAAATTCCGTGGAAAGATCACCAGGTGGATGTAGTGTTGGAATGCACAGGATTTTTTGCAGATAAAGCAAAATCAGAAGCACATATTACTGCCGGTGCAAAGAAAGTAGTGATCAGTGCGCCTGCAACAGGAGATCTGAAAACAATTGTCTTTAATGTAAATCATAAAATACTCGATGGAAGCGAAACAGTGATCAGTTGCGCAAGTTGCACTACAAACTGTTTGGCACCAATGGCGCAGGTATTAGAGGAAAAATTTGTAATAGTGAATGGCTTGATGACAACTGTGCATGCATATACTAATGATCAGAACACACAGGATTCGCCGCATGCGAAAGGTGATCTGCGTCGTGCAAGAGCTGCTGCGCAAAATATTGTACCTAACAGTACCGGTGCTGCAAAAGCAATTGGTTTGGTTCTTCCATCATTGAAAGGAAAACTGGATGGTTCTGCTCAGCGTGTGCCTACATTGACAGGTTCGTTAACAGAAGTAACAGCTATGCTGGGTAAAAAAACAACGGTTGAAGAAATTAATGCTGCTATGAAAGCCGCATCCAATGAGAGTTTTGGCTATACAGAAGACGAAATTGTAAGCAGTGATATAATTGGTACTTCATTCGGTTCATTGTTTGATGCTACACAAACTAAAGTGCAAAATGTAGGAGATACACAGCTTGTACGTACAGTGAGCTGGTACGATAACGAAATGAGTTATGTAAGCCAATTGGTAAGAACGTTGCATTATTTTGCAAAACTTATTAAATAA
- a CDS encoding phosphoglycerate kinase has translation MSKFSEHNFSGEKALIRVDFNVPLNDEYTITDDTRMKATVPTIKKILDDGGSAILMSHLGRPKDGPSEKYSLKHLVAHLSGLLSGAKVFFVDDCIGEKAYLTASMLGPGEVLLLENLRFYKEEEKGDEAFAEKLSKLGDVWVNDAFGTAHRAHASTAVIAKFFSADKRFFGYVMEGEVTAAEKVLHQSEKPFTAIIGGAKVSDKILIIENLLERATDIIIGGGMAYTFMKAMGGKIGNSLCEDDRLDTANEIMKKAASKGVCIHLPPDSIIADKFDADADTSDAPSNHIPEGWMGLDIGPNACEQFCNIIKHSKTILWNGPMGVFEMDKFKHGTKVIAKAVAESTQNGAFSLVGGGDSVAAVNQFGFADKVSYVSTGGGAMLEYFEGKELPGIAAVK, from the coding sequence ATGTCAAAATTTTCAGAACATAATTTCAGTGGAGAAAAAGCGTTGATCCGTGTTGATTTCAATGTGCCACTAAATGATGAATATACAATTACTGATGATACAAGAATGAAAGCAACTGTTCCGACAATTAAAAAAATACTGGATGATGGCGGCAGTGCGATATTGATGAGTCACCTGGGAAGACCAAAAGACGGCCCGTCAGAAAAGTATTCATTAAAACATCTTGTTGCTCATTTATCGGGTTTGCTCAGTGGAGCAAAAGTTTTTTTTGTCGATGATTGTATTGGTGAAAAGGCTTATCTCACCGCATCAATGTTAGGCCCCGGCGAAGTTTTGTTATTAGAGAACCTTCGTTTCTACAAAGAGGAAGAAAAAGGGGATGAAGCATTTGCAGAAAAGCTGAGTAAGCTTGGCGATGTTTGGGTTAACGATGCATTTGGTACAGCACACCGGGCACATGCATCTACAGCAGTTATTGCAAAATTCTTTTCAGCTGATAAAAGATTTTTTGGATATGTAATGGAAGGAGAAGTGACAGCTGCTGAAAAAGTTTTACATCAATCGGAAAAACCATTTACGGCAATAATAGGTGGCGCAAAAGTTTCTGATAAAATTCTCATTATAGAAAACCTGCTCGAAAGAGCTACAGATATCATTATCGGTGGTGGAATGGCATACACATTTATGAAAGCGATGGGTGGTAAAATAGGAAATTCTTTATGTGAAGATGACCGGCTTGATACAGCAAATGAAATTATGAAGAAGGCTGCTTCGAAAGGAGTATGCATTCATCTTCCTCCTGATTCTATTATTGCTGATAAGTTTGATGCGGATGCAGATACTTCGGATGCGCCGAGTAATCATATTCCTGAAGGCTGGATGGGATTGGATATTGGACCGAATGCATGCGAACAGTTTTGTAATATCATTAAACACAGTAAAACGATTTTATGGAATGGCCCAATGGGAGTCTTTGAAATGGATAAGTTCAAACACGGAACCAAGGTCATTGCAAAAGCTGTGGCAGAATCTACACAAAACGGTGCTTTTTCTTTAGTTGGTGGCGGTGATAGTGTGGCTGCAGTAAATCAATTCGGTTTTGCAGATAAGGTAAGTTATGTAAGCACTGGTGGGGGCGCCATGCTTGAATATTTTGAAGGAAAAGAATTGCCGGGAATTGCCGCTGTTAAGTAA
- a CDS encoding ferritin-like domain-containing protein, whose product MKQSKNTSTSNNGNGFSEKNGHSNSPLEKFFVNELKDIYNAEQQLIQALPEMKKAATTEELEDAFEHHLKQTERHIKRLEKVFKMIGKGAIGKKCDAMEGLIREGKAVINDTKEGSMTRDAALIIGAQKIEHYEIASYGGLVQLAITMGLNKAADILEKTLNEEEETDRYLTEIAETRINMEAEDEGEYSWSKKENEIESADESL is encoded by the coding sequence ATGAAACAGTCAAAAAATACATCAACCTCCAATAATGGAAATGGCTTTTCCGAAAAAAATGGGCATTCAAATTCTCCATTGGAAAAGTTTTTTGTTAACGAGCTTAAGGACATCTATAATGCGGAACAACAATTAATCCAGGCATTGCCTGAAATGAAAAAGGCTGCTACTACGGAAGAATTAGAAGATGCTTTTGAACATCATTTGAAACAAACAGAAAGACATATAAAAAGACTGGAGAAGGTTTTTAAAATGATTGGTAAAGGTGCAATTGGAAAAAAATGTGATGCCATGGAAGGATTGATAAGGGAAGGTAAAGCGGTAATAAATGATACTAAAGAAGGTTCTATGACCAGGGATGCTGCATTAATTATCGGTGCTCAAAAAATAGAGCACTATGAAATTGCCAGCTATGGCGGATTAGTACAACTTGCAATTACGATGGGTCTTAATAAAGCTGCTGATATTTTGGAAAAAACACTAAATGAAGAAGAAGAAACAGACAGGTATCTGACAGAAATAGCTGAAACAAGAATTAACATGGAAGCGGAAGATGAAGGAGAATATTCCTGGAGTAAAAAAGAAAATGAAATAGAATCTGCAGACGAATCTTTATAA
- a CDS encoding low affinity iron permease family protein: protein MKTKSKQKKGLKKKFTEFSKVFTKAAGSPFATIGAMLVIIAWLITGPLFGFSDTWQLVINTGTTIITFLMVFIIQQSQNRDSMAIQLKLNELIAANEKTSNRLVDIEDLSEDELEILKKFYIKLAQIVKKEKNIRATHSLDEAEKVYLEKKK, encoded by the coding sequence ATGAAAACAAAATCAAAGCAAAAGAAAGGGCTTAAAAAAAAGTTCACGGAGTTTTCAAAAGTGTTTACTAAGGCAGCCGGCAGTCCTTTCGCTACTATTGGTGCTATGCTTGTCATTATCGCATGGCTCATTACAGGGCCTTTGTTTGGTTTTTCAGATACATGGCAATTGGTAATTAATACCGGAACAACTATTATTACTTTTTTAATGGTTTTTATTATACAACAATCTCAAAACCGTGATTCGATGGCTATCCAACTTAAATTAAATGAACTGATTGCTGCTAATGAAAAAACAAGTAATCGCCTCGTAGATATAGAAGACCTTTCTGAAGATGAGTTGGAAATTTTGAAAAAATTTTATATTAAGTTGGCGCAAATTGTAAAAAAGGAAAAAAATATCAGGGCAACACATTCACTTGACGAAGCAGAAAAAGTGTATCTTGAAAAAAAGAAATAA
- a CDS encoding LemA family protein, with product MKGTRNIGLLAVVALVLILFVWGCSGYNGLVTSEQGVKKAWSNVETNYQRRTDLYSSVIKTVEASANFEKSTLTAVVEARAKATSINVDINDPKSLEAYQQAQGNLQGSFSRLIASFEQYPDLKTTKAFQDFQTQIEGTENRINVARQDYNKTVESYNLKVVRFPTNLLAGIFGKKEKAFYEADKGSEKNPDIKFDIK from the coding sequence ATGAAAGGAACCCGTAATATTGGATTACTTGCAGTTGTAGCTCTCGTACTTATACTTTTTGTATGGGGTTGCAGCGGCTATAATGGCCTGGTTACTTCAGAGCAAGGTGTGAAAAAAGCATGGAGTAATGTGGAAACAAACTATCAGCGCCGAACTGATCTCTATAGCAGTGTTATAAAAACTGTCGAAGCTTCTGCCAACTTCGAAAAATCAACTTTAACGGCTGTTGTGGAAGCAAGAGCAAAAGCTACGTCTATCAACGTTGATATAAATGATCCGAAATCTTTGGAAGCTTATCAGCAGGCACAAGGAAATCTTCAAGGCTCTTTCAGCCGGTTGATCGCTTCATTTGAGCAGTATCCTGATCTAAAAACAACCAAGGCATTCCAGGATTTTCAAACGCAGATCGAGGGAACAGAAAACCGTATAAACGTCGCCAGGCAGGATTATAATAAAACAGTTGAGAGTTATAATCTCAAAGTAGTTCGTTTCCCAACTAACTTATTGGCGGGTATTTTTGGTAAAAAGGAAAAAGCTTTTTACGAAGCAGATAAAGGATCCGAAAAAAATCCCGACATAAAGTTTGATATCAAATAA
- a CDS encoding TPM domain-containing protein — protein sequence MFSFFKKKDFFSAEEQQLIIESIRNAERMTSGEVRVFVESKCSYMDAIDRAAELFFQLEMQKTDDRNAVLVYVAMKDRQLAVFGDEGIHKKVGNEYWNQEVQKMISNFNKENYAAGISEVVKDIGEALTKNFPFNNDTDKNELSDDIVFGK from the coding sequence ATGTTCTCATTTTTCAAAAAGAAAGATTTCTTCTCCGCTGAAGAGCAGCAGCTCATTATCGAATCTATTCGTAATGCTGAACGGATGACCAGTGGCGAAGTCCGTGTTTTTGTGGAAAGCAAATGCAGCTACATGGATGCCATTGATCGTGCCGCAGAACTTTTTTTTCAACTTGAGATGCAAAAGACAGATGATCGGAATGCAGTATTAGTTTATGTGGCAATGAAGGATCGTCAGTTGGCTGTATTTGGAGACGAGGGCATTCATAAAAAAGTGGGAAATGAATATTGGAACCAGGAAGTGCAAAAGATGATCAGCAATTTTAACAAGGAAAATTATGCTGCAGGTATAAGTGAAGTTGTGAAGGATATAGGAGAAGCGTTGACAAAAAATTTTCCTTTCAATAATGATACAGATAAAAATGAATTGTCCGACGATATAGTGTTTGGAAAATAA
- a CDS encoding TPM domain-containing protein, whose amino-acid sequence MKKILFIACLLFSIGASAQVENVVPQPPNPAKLYNDFTKGKNFLTPEQASYLESKLITYDDSTSNQVAIVIVETLQGYSANEYATALGRKWGVGGKEHNNGVVVLISTEKGNRDAYIAVGYGLEGAIPDVVAKHILEDELIPDFKEGNYYSGLNRTVNAIIKAAAGEYKAPASYGKSKGRPSVGRIIFIIILVIIFLSIFGRGNKGGGYASRRGYQGWLGPTIWGSILGGGGGGGGWSGGGGGGGGGFGGFGGGGFGGGGAGGSW is encoded by the coding sequence ATGAAAAAGATTCTTTTTATAGCTTGTCTTCTTTTTTCGATCGGTGCTTCAGCACAGGTTGAGAATGTGGTGCCTCAACCACCTAACCCCGCGAAGCTTTACAATGATTTTACGAAAGGGAAAAACTTTCTTACCCCGGAACAGGCATCATACCTTGAAAGTAAGCTGATCACATATGATGACAGCACCTCTAACCAGGTGGCAATAGTAATTGTTGAAACGCTGCAAGGGTATTCGGCTAATGAGTATGCAACAGCACTTGGAAGAAAATGGGGTGTAGGTGGAAAAGAACATAATAATGGAGTTGTAGTTTTAATATCAACAGAAAAGGGCAATAGAGATGCATATATTGCTGTTGGCTACGGATTGGAAGGGGCCATACCCGATGTTGTTGCAAAACATATTTTAGAAGATGAATTAATCCCAGATTTTAAGGAGGGTAATTATTACAGTGGTTTAAACAGAACAGTTAATGCAATTATAAAAGCAGCAGCAGGAGAGTATAAAGCTCCTGCGAGTTATGGTAAATCAAAAGGGCGGCCAAGTGTTGGTCGTATCATTTTTATAATAATACTTGTAATAATATTCCTCAGCATTTTTGGGAGAGGAAACAAGGGAGGAGGTTATGCATCACGAAGGGGTTATCAGGGTTGGTTAGGGCCAACAATATGGGGTAGTATTCTTGGCGGTGGCGGCGGAGGTGGTGGATGGTCTGGGGGTGGCGGTGGCGGTGGTGGAGGTTTTGGTGGCTTCGGCGGTGGTGGCTTTGGTGGTGGTGGTGCTGGCGGCAGTTGGTAA
- a CDS encoding META domain-containing protein, with the protein MNKFLNFIIICVLIAGCDLKSKSETEDQKTDGKVEVITAPVSPVNSQPVQQSPTSVTTENNPDVKTSLYGVWVLQAQNSTILDPAEYKSGMPYIRFDSVTRKVSGSTGCRGINGSFEISRNRLSTSVISLSEGKCGLEKFEDSFISFFSAKNQVYEFRSGLLFFPGADGKNFTFRKIQ; encoded by the coding sequence ATGAATAAGTTTTTAAATTTTATCATCATCTGTGTCCTGATTGCCGGATGTGATCTGAAATCGAAAAGTGAAACTGAAGATCAAAAAACAGATGGCAAGGTTGAAGTTATTACTGCTCCCGTATCACCTGTAAATTCACAACCTGTTCAGCAATCACCAACTTCCGTAACAACAGAAAACAATCCTGATGTAAAAACAAGTTTGTATGGTGTTTGGGTATTACAAGCACAGAACAGTACTATTCTGGATCCGGCTGAGTACAAATCCGGCATGCCATATATTCGGTTTGATTCTGTCACCCGGAAAGTATCGGGTTCAACCGGTTGCAGAGGAATAAACGGAAGTTTCGAAATTTCCCGTAATCGTTTGTCAACTTCTGTTATTAGTTTGAGTGAAGGGAAATGCGGCCTTGAAAAATTTGAGGATTCCTTTATTAGTTTTTTTTCTGCAAAAAACCAGGTGTATGAATTCAGATCAGGGTTATTGTTTTTTCCGGGAGCAGATGGAAAAAATTTTACTTTTAGAAAAATTCAATAG